One stretch of Terriglobales bacterium DNA includes these proteins:
- a CDS encoding Gfo/Idh/MocA family oxidoreductase, with protein sequence MHKFSRRDFLQTTAAAAGAAVAGHTILLEPERAWTAPSPAPSDRVRFGIIGVGMQGSPLLTNAIKLEGVECAAACDVYDGRHTLAREIAGPNVPTTRRYQELLENREIDCVIVAVPDHWHKRIVVDAVSAGKDVYCEKPMSHSLSDGNEMVAAAQKSNRIVQVGSQRTSSAILGKARELYSQGAIGDLLQVELSLGRNDPTGAWEYPPPPDLSPANLDWETWLGPAPRKPFDPYTFARWRCWKEYGTGVAGDLMVHLVSGVQFITGINQAPDNAFAYGGIVRWKDGRNMPDLHTVLFEYGRMPVYVRLTLGTETPEMTRIMGSKGLLEITDRTLTYTPQPGVDLEPSYYSQGFPHQMREEYIRQWHEEHKSQPGHERLAEVTTYRGPSYNDLQPHLWNFFEAVRTRKPVLQDAVFGHHAAAACHLANQAYFRSIGEKS encoded by the coding sequence GTGCATAAATTCTCACGGCGCGATTTTCTACAGACCACGGCGGCGGCAGCCGGAGCGGCGGTTGCCGGCCACACGATTCTTCTCGAACCTGAGCGCGCCTGGACGGCGCCATCCCCCGCGCCTAGCGATCGCGTCCGCTTCGGGATCATTGGCGTTGGAATGCAAGGCTCGCCGCTGCTGACGAATGCGATCAAATTAGAGGGAGTGGAGTGCGCAGCCGCGTGCGATGTGTATGACGGGCGCCACACGCTGGCGCGCGAGATTGCAGGGCCTAATGTGCCAACCACGCGCCGCTACCAGGAATTGCTCGAAAATCGCGAAATTGACTGTGTGATCGTGGCCGTCCCCGATCACTGGCACAAGCGCATCGTGGTGGACGCGGTGAGCGCGGGCAAAGACGTCTACTGCGAGAAGCCGATGTCGCATAGCCTCTCAGATGGAAATGAGATGGTCGCGGCGGCACAGAAGAGTAATCGCATCGTACAGGTGGGATCGCAGCGCACCAGTTCGGCAATTCTGGGCAAGGCGCGCGAACTGTACAGCCAGGGCGCGATCGGCGATTTGCTGCAGGTGGAATTGTCGCTGGGGCGGAACGATCCAACGGGCGCCTGGGAGTATCCTCCGCCGCCGGATCTTTCTCCGGCCAACCTGGATTGGGAGACCTGGCTCGGACCCGCGCCGCGCAAGCCATTCGATCCTTATACATTCGCGCGCTGGCGTTGCTGGAAGGAATATGGAACCGGAGTCGCCGGCGACCTGATGGTGCACTTGGTCAGCGGAGTGCAGTTCATTACCGGGATCAATCAGGCGCCGGACAACGCATTTGCCTATGGCGGGATCGTCCGCTGGAAGGATGGACGCAATATGCCGGACCTGCACACTGTGCTCTTTGAATATGGCCGCATGCCGGTATATGTGCGGCTGACCCTGGGCACAGAGACACCTGAGATGACACGCATCATGGGATCGAAGGGCCTGCTGGAGATCACCGACCGCACTCTGACGTACACACCGCAACCCGGAGTCGATCTGGAGCCCAGCTATTACTCGCAGGGCTTCCCGCACCAAATGCGGGAAGAGTACATCCGGCAGTGGCACGAGGAGCACAAGTCGCAGCCAGGACACGAAAGGCTGGCGGAGGTTACTACTTATCGCGGTCCTTCCTACAACGACCTGCAGCCGCACTTGTGGAACTTCTTTGAGGCGGTGCGCACGCGCAAGCCGGTGCTG
- a CDS encoding VOC family protein → MLLLLCCAPSLVVCAQQRPPITGVAYVTVITSDLERARQFYGKQLGLTEVSADDDRLPRALRFRINPRQYLNVCFFVKPPTNSVSRLYEVAFETPDAEALRRFLAANHIEVPASVDGEGDGSHAFRVKDPEGNRISFVQYAAGADASATQGIRSDKSGTPPPISSRMIHAGFVVHDRAAEDRFYHDLLGFRLYWQGGMKEDKTDWVDMQVPDGSDWLEYMLNVRPDASPRELGVVNHFALGVPKIEGIVDQLRARGWDGADRPQIGRDGKWQLNLYDPDLTRAEVMEFRPIRVPCCAPYSDAHPH, encoded by the coding sequence ATGCTTCTTCTGCTTTGCTGTGCCCCGTCGCTCGTGGTTTGCGCGCAGCAGCGCCCTCCGATTACAGGCGTGGCCTACGTGACCGTAATCACGTCTGATCTTGAGAGAGCCCGGCAGTTTTATGGAAAGCAACTCGGGCTCACTGAGGTTTCAGCCGATGATGATCGGCTGCCGCGGGCCTTGCGCTTTCGGATTAATCCGCGGCAATACCTGAATGTGTGCTTTTTCGTGAAGCCGCCGACGAATTCCGTCAGCCGCCTGTACGAAGTTGCGTTCGAGACCCCGGATGCCGAGGCTCTGCGTCGGTTTCTTGCCGCGAACCATATAGAGGTTCCTGCCAGCGTCGATGGCGAGGGCGATGGAAGCCACGCGTTCCGAGTCAAAGATCCGGAGGGTAACCGCATCAGCTTTGTGCAATACGCCGCAGGGGCTGACGCTTCGGCAACGCAAGGAATTCGATCCGACAAGAGCGGCACGCCGCCTCCTATCAGCTCTCGTATGATCCACGCCGGTTTTGTCGTGCATGATCGAGCGGCAGAGGACCGCTTCTATCACGATCTGCTCGGCTTTCGGCTTTATTGGCAGGGTGGCATGAAGGAGGACAAAACCGACTGGGTCGATATGCAGGTCCCGGACGGCAGTGATTGGCTGGAATACATGCTGAATGTCAGGCCTGATGCTTCGCCGCGTGAACTGGGAGTGGTCAATCATTTTGCGCTGGGAGTTCCGAAGATCGAAGGGATTGTTGACCAACTACGGGCACGCGGATGGGATGGCGCGGACCGTCCACAGATCGGACGAGATGGAAAGTGGCAGCTCAATCTGTACGATCCCGACCTGACGCGGGCGGAGGTTATGGAGTTCCGTCCGATTCGAGTACCATGCTGTGCGCCATACAGCGACGCGCACCCGCACTGA
- a CDS encoding DUF1080 domain-containing protein: MYLLRIFLLVVLMVDVSTLAQTGSGEWKDLFNGRDLSGWKHVGPGEMTVSNGLIETHGGMGLLYWTGGKFGNCVIRVVFQMAHENDNSGVFIRIPIEPREPWMPVNYGYEAQIDGREDDYHVTGVLYSLTKAMARPGKPGPEWNTMEITLDGPRTIVMVNGVKVTDYSEGQPVPERQKEYEPTRGPRPNEGYIGLQNHSDKDVVLFKQVQVKPLRP; the protein is encoded by the coding sequence ATGTACCTGCTTCGAATATTCCTACTGGTGGTTTTGATGGTCGACGTCTCAACGCTTGCCCAGACTGGATCCGGCGAATGGAAGGATTTGTTCAATGGCCGTGATCTCAGCGGATGGAAGCATGTTGGTCCGGGTGAGATGACGGTCAGCAACGGCCTCATCGAGACGCACGGTGGCATGGGCCTGCTGTACTGGACAGGAGGCAAGTTTGGAAATTGCGTGATCCGCGTGGTGTTTCAAATGGCGCATGAAAATGACAACTCGGGCGTGTTCATCCGCATTCCCATCGAACCGCGCGAGCCCTGGATGCCGGTGAACTACGGGTACGAGGCGCAAATCGACGGGCGCGAGGACGATTATCACGTGACGGGCGTGCTGTATTCGCTGACCAAGGCGATGGCGAGACCTGGGAAGCCGGGACCGGAGTGGAACACGATGGAGATCACTCTCGACGGGCCGCGCACAATCGTGATGGTGAACGGTGTCAAGGTAACTGACTACAGCGAAGGCCAGCCGGTTCCCGAGCGCCAGAAGGAGTATGAACCGACACGCGGGCCACGGCCTAACGAGGGATATATTGGTCTGCAAAATCACAGCGACAAGGATGTGGTGCTCTTCAAGCAGGTGCAGGTGAAGCCGCTGCGGCCATGA